The Treponema succinifaciens DSM 2489 region GGAATGATTGCTTCCGCCGATTATTGCCGCGAGCACAATTTGCCTTACCTTGGAATTTGCCTTGGAATGCAGATTGCGGTTATTGCGTTTGCCCGTTCTGTCTGCGGATTCAAGGATGCCAATTCAGGCGAATTTGATGAAAACAGTGCGCACAAGGTAATTGACTTTTTGCCTGACCAAAGTGAATCTGTAAACAAAGGCGGAACTTTGCGTTTGGGTGCTTATCCTTGCAAAATCAAAAAAGGCACTCAAATGTACAAGTGCTACAAGACAGAAGAAATTTCCGAGCGCCACCGCCACCGCTATGAATTCAACAATGATTTTAGAAGTGCGCTTGAAGATTCTGGTCTTACATTGAGCGGAACATCTCCAGATGGAAATATCATAGAAACTGTTGAATATGACAAGAACAATTTTTATGTTGGTGTTCAGTTCCACCCGGAATTCAAGAGCCGCCCGAACAAGGCGCATCCATTATTCCTTGGACTTGTGGCAGCTGCTCTTGGTGAATACTAAATATAGGATTTGACTTCTGTCATTGCATGATTTGATATTTTGTGTTATTGGGCTGTCTAATAAGTTCTAATTGTCATTGCCGGGCTTGATCCGGCAATCCTTTAATATTTTTAATAAACATATAAAGATTTTCGGGTCAAGCCCGAAAATGACATAAAAGATACTTTTAAAACATTCCAAGTTTTTCTAATCGTAGCGTTCTATTATTTCTTCAGCGACTTCACGCTTGCTTTGGCGGTTGTCCATTGAAAGTTTTTCTATGTGCTTATGGGCATTGCTTTCTGTCATGTTCAGGTTTTCAATTAAAAGCCACTTTGCCTTGTTTATAGTTCTTATGTCCTGCATTTTTTCTTGAAGCGTCTTGTTTTTTGCTTCCATTTTTTGCAGCCTGAATGACATTGCGGAAAGCATTTTTATCGCTGTAAAAAACATTTCAGGCGAATTAGGCTTGGGCAAAGTTACAATTCCCTGCTCTTCAACTTTATATGAAGTTTCCTCATAAAGCTCGCTTTTTACAAGAAGCAGAATTCCCATGTTTAAGTCAGCGAAACTTTCAGCGAACATAATTCCGTGCTCGTCTGGAAGAGGCGAGTCTACAATCAGAATGTCAACAGGAAGCTCAAGCAAAAGCCTGCGCGCCTCTCCTCCAGAGGATGCATGAAAAACCGGGAAGAAATCAC contains the following coding sequences:
- a CDS encoding ANTAR domain-containing response regulator, translating into MIPLKGRRKVLIVSETQSFHDNISCILPKSDFFPVFHASSGGEARRLLLELPVDILIVDSPLPDEHGIMFAESFADLNMGILLLVKSELYEETSYKVEEQGIVTLPKPNSPEMFFTAIKMLSAMSFRLQKMEAKNKTLQEKMQDIRTINKAKWLLIENLNMTESNAHKHIEKLSMDNRQSKREVAEEIIERYD